One region of Triticum aestivum cultivar Chinese Spring chromosome 6B, IWGSC CS RefSeq v2.1, whole genome shotgun sequence genomic DNA includes:
- the LOC123134602 gene encoding uncharacterized protein gives MASGGAGGYYHGDRYGYGYSYSRQQPAPSATSFHMCLFLATACLLGGASLYSHCESAMESLVDQLRVAVVLSPFVLLLAAQYWSATGRRWRSSHSYSSSSSLLAAPPSVMSWEQQPPWYDQRQRDGGASSPWGVALALALVLLLISYQSCFQYWWSPVVRRRR, from the coding sequence atggcgagcggcggcgcgggaggctaCTACCACGGCGACCGGTACGGCTACGGCTACTCGTACTCGCGGCAACAGCCCGCGCCGTCGGCGACGTCGTTCCACATGTGCCTGTTCCTGGCCACGGCGTGCCTCCTCGGCGGCGCGTCGCTCTACTCGCACTGCGAGTCCGCGATGGAGAGCCTCGTCGACCAGCTCCGGGTCGCCGTCGTCCTGTCCccgttcgtcctcctcctcgcggcGCAGTACTGGTCCGCGACCGGGCGCCGCTGGCGGTCGTCGCACTCGTACTCGTCGTCGTCATCGCTGCTCGCGGCTCCGCCGTCGGTGATGTCGTGGGAGCAGCAGCCGCCCTGGTACGACCAGCGGCAGCGAGACGGCGGGGCGTCGTCGCCGTGGGGCGTGGCGCTGGCGCTGGCGCTCGTCCTGCTACTCATCTCCTACCAGTCGTGCTTCCAGTACTGGTGGTCCCCGGTCGTCCGCCGCCGGCGCTGA
- the LOC123139488 gene encoding F-box/LRR-repeat protein 14 codes for MEFFFSFDEGWVILAAARPYHEVGPSPSHRRSKATHATRKARVLPSTSPWRFPHPFPGRRRVPPFPVRRLLRESLLQRPTGLETAQVVQLRYSIEGLPEPLLAEIVKRITKTSDRNSLSLVSKQLCIVEAEHRDAIRVGCGLNPLTEALVSLFSRFPNLAKVEINYSGSKSSNGDQLNNQGLLVLSSHCSLLSDLALSFCSYIDDTGLGYPAECKKLRSLRLNHAPAVTSTGIFRVAVGCRYPSVLHLVDCTAVDSGEWLECLRRYGSLGELVVKDCDGISQYDLLKFGPGWSNLQKFEFEINGNYWVPGARDPSYVSGYPYSYDICCDNLKDLRLAHIITEPEVGLRFLLGKCKALETLYLEYVIGLNENEMIALFQRCSNLKTISLRLMPLRCEDGEFRTPLTNASLKALALSCPMLQVVELTFTFCDPIYPTEIGFTQEGIVTLIQSCPIRALVLNGASSFYDEGMKGLSSSQFLEKLELVDCMFITDVGMSFIIQAPSLSSLTLRKKRVTDGGMAALARAQKLESLIVIGCRRVSQEGAQRAAKTVHYSAEAESHDSLQGMIAKRNG; via the exons AtggagttttttttttcttttgacgaGGGATGGGTAATTCTTGCTGCTGCGAGGCCTTATCATGAAGTCGGGCCAAGCCCAAGTCACCGACGCTCAAAAGCGACCCACGCCACGAGGAAGGCAAGGGTTTTGCCGTCGACCTCGCCGTGGAGGTTTCCCCACCCATTCCCTGGTCGCCGCCGTGTGCCTCCCTTCCCGGTTCGTCGGCTCCTCCGAG AATCTTTACTTCAGCGCCCGACGGGTCTTGAGACTGCCCAAGTTGTGCAGCTGAGATACTCGATAGAGGGTCTCCCAGAGCCACTGCTTGCAGAGATCGTCAAGAGGATTACCAAGACAAGTGATCGTAATTCTCTTTCCCTTGTGTCGAAGCAGCTCTGCATCGTCGAGGCGGAGCACAGGGATGCTATCCGTGTTGGCTGTGGACTCAATCCTTTAACGGAAGCCCTGGTATCGCTGTTTTCCCGGTTCCCCAATTTGGCAAAAGTAGAGATCAATTACTCTGGGTCGAAGTCCAGTAACGGGGACCAGTTGAACAACCAAGGCCTACTTGTTTTATCATCTCACTGCTCCTTGCTGTCCGATCTTGCTTTAAGCTTCTGCTCATACATCGATGACACTGGTCTAGGTTATCCAGCTGAGTGCAAAAAATTGAGGTCCCTCAGGCTGAACCATGCACCAGCAGTCACTTCTACTGGGATTTTTCGGGTGGCGGTTGGTTGCAGGTATCCTTCGGTTCTCCACCTTGTCGACTGTACAGCAGTAGACAGCGGGGAGTGGCTGGAGTGCCTTAGGAGGTATGGATCACTTGGGGAACTTGTTGTAAAGGATTGCGATGGTATCAGCCAGTATGATCTCTTAAAGTTTGGCCCAGGATGGTCGAATCTCCAAAAGTTTGAGTTCGAGATTAATGGAAATTACTGGGTGCCAGGGGCCCGTGATCCCTCCTACGTGTCTGGCTACCCATATAGCTATGACATCTGCTGTGATAATCTGAAGGATCTTAGGTTGGCTCATATAATAACTGAGCCAGAAGTTGGACTTCGTTTTCTCTTGGGGAAGTGCAAAGCATTGGAGACACTTTACCTGGAGTATGTTATTGGTCTAAATGAGAATGAGATGATTGCACTATTCCAGAGGTGCAGCAACCTTAAAACCATCTCACTTCGTCTCATGCCTCTGCGATGTGAAGATGGTGAGTTTAGGACGCCATTGACTAATGCTAGCCTTAAGGCTCTAGCTCTTAGCTGCCCTATGCTTCAGGTTGTTGAGCTCACCTTCACATTTTGCGATCCCATTTATCCTACTGAAATAGGCTTCACACAAGAGGGTATTGTAACGCTCATCCAATCATGTCCGATTCGTGCTCTTGTTCTAAATGGTGCCAGCAGTTTTTATGATGAGGGGATGAAGGGCCTCTCATCCTCACAGTTTCTGGAGAAGCTTGAGCTTGTGGATTGCATGTTTATAACTGATGTTGGTATGAGTTTCATTATACAGGCTCCTAGCTTGAGTAGTCTCACGCTCCGCAAAAAGAGAGTGACAGATGGTGGAATGGCTGCGTTGGCACGTGCACAGAAGCTGGAGTCGCTGATCGTTATAGGCTGCCGCCGGGTCTCTCAGGAAGGCGCGCAGAGAGCTGCCAAAACAGTTCACTACTCTGCGGAGGCTGAAAGCCATGACAGCCTACAAGGAATGATCGCCAAAAGGAATGGATAG